The sequence TCCTTTTAATATATTAAATAACTGTGGTAATTCATCTATACTAGTTTTTCTTATAAAAGAACCAAATTTAGTTTTCCGCGGGTCGTCTTCCGTGGTCCATTGGGATAATTCTTCTTTATCAGCCTGTACTTTCATGCTACGAAATTTATACATCTCGAATGTTGCTCTATGTAATCCAACACGTTCCTGTTTGAATATAATTGGTCCCGGCGAACTTTTTTTAACCATAATTGTGGTGAAAATTAGGAGTGGTGAAAATATTATTATGCCCACTATTGCAAATATAATGTCTGAAAGTCGCTTCAGAGCTTTATTAAAAGAATTGTCTAGAGGCACGTATCGGATGTTAATAAGTGGGATATTATCGATCATATCTATATATGGTCGTGCAGGGAAATAACGATAGTAGTCCGGAACAATTTCGGCCTTAACCCCATATTTTTCACAAGTATCAATTATATGTTCCAACAATTTAGAATGGCGAGGAGAAATGGTTATTACGATTCTATCAACTTGTTTGGTGAGAATAATCTCTTCTAAATCTTCAATTTTTCCTATTACTGGAGAACCGGCTATTTCAGTATTTTTTTCTATTTTATCATCTAAAAATCCAATTAATTTGTACCCTACATATTCATTTAGCTTTATTTTACGGGTGAACTTCTCACCAAGATCTCCGGCCCCAACTACTAAAATATATTTAATATTATATCCTTTACTTCGGGCAAATCGCAATGATTTCCTTATAATGACTCTTTCTATTATAGAAAGTATGGTAGAGAATATCGCGAAAATGGCAAGTAGATAACGGGAATAGTCTGAAAGATCCACTACAAATAATATGGTTACCAGTAGCAATAATCCAATAAAATTGACTTTAATGATGTTAAAAGTTTCAGAACTTATACTTTTAGTTCTTTGGGGATCATATAATCCAAAAACATAATACAGAATTAGATAATTCGGTAAAATAAAGACTATGGGTAAAACATATATAGAAAATCCCCACCTATTACCATCAAATCC is a genomic window of Methanobacteriales archaeon HGW-Methanobacteriales-1 containing:
- a CDS encoding undecaprenyl-phosphate glucose phosphotransferase, giving the protein MIKQNQKIFNMILVIMDILVITLALIFAYFIRFKLGILGFDGNRWGFSIYVLPIVFILPNYLILYYVFGLYDPQRTKSISSETFNIIKVNFIGLLLLVTILFVVDLSDYSRYLLAIFAIFSTILSIIERVIIRKSLRFARSKGYNIKYILVVGAGDLGEKFTRKIKLNEYVGYKLIGFLDDKIEKNTEIAGSPVIGKIEDLEEIILTKQVDRIVITISPRHSKLLEHIIDTCEKYGVKAEIVPDYYRYFPARPYIDMIDNIPLINIRYVPLDNSFNKALKRLSDIIFAIVGIIIFSPLLIFTTIMVKKSSPGPIIFKQERVGLHRATFEMYKFRSMKVQADKEELSQWTTEDDPRKTKFGSFIRKTSIDELPQLFNILKGDMSLIGPRPERPLFVEKFREEIPHYMIKHHVRPGMTGWAQVHGWRGDTSIKKRIEYDLYYVENWTLSLDVKIFFLTFTNGFTDQNAY